In Capillimicrobium parvum, a genomic segment contains:
- a CDS encoding M20 family metallopeptidase — protein sequence MGDAILTTEVVDAVKAAVAARRDDLVDLAETLIRVDSTNASYPEASAAPGGEGRAGDALGERCAQIGMRVERVGPDPGRQNVIAVAEGGGGGRSLLLNGHMDTVPPADPSAWTIADPRRPERHDGVLVGLGAADMKGPLAAGWAALAGLRDAGVDLAGEVQLHGVVGEEAMEHELGTTAVLEAGFVADAAINLEPTRSALTAASPGYRSFAVRVEGRSTHHANRWLTQRPGGEAVGVNALEKAILVVQALQDLERAWAAEPLHPWFPEGSFTLHPGTFSSVGAPGQPAPVFFPAEALLEYGLWYPPGWTGRDVETRVEAFVAERCAADAWLARHPPVFSWGYDWPPFQTPWSEPIVGVVGGAIEAVTGTAVPAPSPASPAAVGASVDSTWIERAGIPVVTFGPGDMAVAHSPDENVAVDDLVSAAQVLAVTIAAWCGAP from the coding sequence ATGGGCGATGCCATCCTGACGACGGAGGTCGTCGACGCGGTCAAGGCAGCCGTCGCGGCCAGAAGGGACGACCTCGTCGACCTCGCCGAGACGCTCATCCGCGTCGACAGCACCAACGCCTCCTATCCCGAGGCGAGCGCGGCACCCGGCGGCGAGGGGCGGGCCGGCGACGCGCTCGGCGAGCGGTGCGCGCAGATCGGCATGCGGGTGGAGCGGGTCGGCCCCGATCCCGGGCGCCAGAACGTGATCGCGGTCGCCGAGGGTGGCGGCGGTGGGCGCTCGCTGCTGCTCAACGGCCACATGGACACGGTGCCCCCCGCGGACCCGAGCGCCTGGACGATCGCCGACCCGCGGCGGCCGGAGCGCCACGATGGCGTGCTCGTCGGGCTCGGGGCCGCGGACATGAAGGGTCCGCTGGCCGCCGGCTGGGCGGCCCTCGCCGGGCTGCGCGACGCCGGCGTCGACCTCGCCGGCGAGGTCCAGCTGCACGGCGTCGTGGGCGAGGAGGCCATGGAGCACGAGCTCGGCACCACGGCGGTCCTGGAGGCGGGCTTCGTGGCCGACGCCGCGATCAACCTGGAGCCGACGAGGTCGGCGCTCACCGCCGCCTCGCCGGGCTACCGTTCCTTCGCCGTGCGCGTCGAGGGACGCAGCACCCACCACGCGAACCGGTGGCTCACCCAGCGCCCGGGCGGCGAGGCCGTCGGGGTCAACGCGCTCGAGAAGGCGATCCTGGTCGTTCAGGCGCTGCAGGACCTCGAACGTGCGTGGGCGGCCGAGCCCCTGCATCCCTGGTTTCCGGAGGGATCGTTCACGCTGCATCCCGGGACGTTCAGCTCGGTGGGTGCGCCGGGACAGCCGGCACCGGTCTTCTTCCCGGCGGAGGCGCTGCTGGAGTACGGGCTCTGGTACCCGCCCGGCTGGACGGGCCGCGACGTCGAGACGCGCGTCGAGGCGTTCGTGGCCGAGCGGTGCGCGGCCGACGCGTGGCTGGCCCGGCATCCACCAGTCTTCAGCTGGGGATACGACTGGCCGCCGTTTCAGACCCCGTGGTCCGAGCCGATCGTCGGCGTCGTCGGCGGCGCGATCGAGGCCGTCACCGGCACGGCGGTTCCCGCGCCCTCGCCGGCGTCTCCGGCCGCCGTGGGTGCGTCGGTCGACTCGACCTGGATCGAGCGGGCAGGGATTCCCGTCGTCACGTTCGGGCCCGGCGATATGGCGGTGGCTCACAGTCCCGACGAGAACGTCGCCGTCGACGACCTCGTCAGCGCCGCTCAGGTGCTGGCGGTGACCATCGCCGCTTGGTGCGGGGCGCCGTGA
- a CDS encoding sugar ABC transporter substrate-binding protein: MTRWLALPAVLAVALLAGCGSDSSSSTSTSASTGSDTAASTAASTTSADSSAPPDKGGKGAKVSYISPVAAQPGQQEVNLGLEMGAKELGWETNVLDANLSPDKQVANVDTAITQGRNAITSWTLDPGAAAGAYTRAIAQGIPVVGMNSEGEGVTATVWWQYSICEPGGPNEQDAQFIAKQRPGGKVIVMGGPPAPSIITSVKCFTAAAKKAGLDVINETDNTSDTADAAQRLMQDLLTKYPDVDAVWNYNDQSALGDSAAITGAGKKVADATSKDGIIVIGHNGDKDAITAIKDGRLTGTWDPDNVASGMAAIKQMQTALAGGADKTYPPLTVKSTFYSSENIDTFKPAAERSMTLDTIPLGN, from the coding sequence ATGACAAGGTGGTTGGCATTGCCAGCAGTGCTTGCGGTGGCGTTGCTCGCAGGATGCGGCAGCGACAGCAGCAGCAGCACGAGCACCAGCGCGAGCACCGGCTCGGACACGGCGGCGAGCACCGCCGCGAGCACGACCAGCGCGGATTCGAGCGCTCCCCCCGACAAGGGCGGCAAGGGCGCGAAGGTCTCCTACATCAGCCCGGTCGCGGCGCAGCCCGGCCAGCAGGAGGTCAACCTCGGCCTGGAGATGGGCGCCAAGGAGCTCGGTTGGGAGACCAACGTCCTCGACGCGAACCTGTCGCCGGACAAGCAGGTGGCCAACGTCGACACGGCGATCACGCAGGGCCGCAACGCGATCACGTCGTGGACGCTCGATCCGGGCGCCGCGGCCGGCGCGTACACCCGCGCGATCGCGCAGGGCATCCCGGTCGTCGGCATGAACTCCGAGGGCGAGGGCGTCACCGCGACGGTGTGGTGGCAGTACAGCATCTGCGAGCCGGGCGGACCGAACGAGCAGGATGCGCAGTTCATCGCCAAGCAGCGGCCCGGCGGGAAGGTGATCGTCATGGGCGGGCCTCCGGCACCGTCGATCATCACGTCCGTGAAGTGCTTCACCGCGGCGGCCAAGAAGGCCGGCCTGGACGTCATCAACGAGACCGACAACACGTCGGACACGGCGGATGCCGCGCAGCGCCTGATGCAGGACCTGCTCACGAAGTACCCGGACGTCGACGCGGTCTGGAACTACAACGACCAGTCCGCGCTGGGCGACTCGGCGGCCATCACCGGCGCCGGCAAGAAGGTCGCCGACGCGACGAGCAAGGACGGCATCATCGTCATCGGTCACAACGGTGACAAGGACGCGATCACGGCCATCAAGGACGGCCGCCTGACCGGCACCTGGGACCCGGACAACGTGGCCTCGGGCATGGCGGCGATCAAGCAGATGCAGACCGCGCTGGCGGGCGGGGCGGACAAGACGTATCCCCCGCTGACGGTGAAGTCGACGTTCTACAGCAGCGAGAACATCGACACGTTCAAGCCCGCCGCCGAGCGCAGCATGACGCTCGACACGATCCCGCTCGGGAACTGA
- a CDS encoding ATP-dependent acyl-CoA ligase, protein MSQTIRSAGGPDASGAAALDGSPLRGLCAREQTLPALLERQAARYGDKPLLRIGDLERSYAGVRDAAVATAGRLQAAGLERGDRLALMCENRVELLDLILGATWIGAVAVPLNTALRGEQLAHQLRNSSARVLAMDSALVEVLAHAEGIDALEQVWALDGVPADVPTGRFTVTEAPSGDAPVPAAAVGPGETGAILYTSGTTGASKGVCCPHAQFFWWGVLVGEMLEIGEDDVLYTCLPLFHTNALNAFVQALVAGATYELGPRFSASRFWEQIAASGATVTYLLGAMINILMSRPPSEADRAHTVRTALAPATPVALFDAFRERFGVQLVEGYGSTETNCAIGESWRNQRPGWMGRVRNGFDARVVDADDAEVPPGEAGELVLRHGPPFAFATGYFAMDDKTVESWRNLWFHTGDRVVRDEDGWFRFMDRLKDAIRRRGENISSFEVEQALLDHPSVASVAVFPVASELAEDEVAAAIVLREGAGADPVALIRHCEPRLAYFAIPRYLSFVQALPLTENGKVRKAVLRDGGITADMWDREAEGVEVRRIGR, encoded by the coding sequence GTGAGTCAGACCATCCGCAGCGCGGGTGGGCCGGACGCAAGCGGAGCGGCGGCCCTGGACGGGTCGCCGCTTCGCGGTCTCTGCGCCCGCGAGCAGACGCTGCCCGCGTTGCTCGAGCGCCAGGCCGCGCGCTACGGCGACAAGCCGCTCCTGCGCATCGGCGACCTGGAGCGCAGCTACGCCGGCGTCCGCGATGCCGCGGTCGCGACCGCGGGCCGGCTGCAGGCCGCCGGCCTGGAGCGCGGGGACCGCCTCGCGCTCATGTGCGAGAACCGCGTCGAGCTGCTCGACCTCATCCTCGGCGCCACGTGGATCGGCGCCGTCGCGGTCCCGCTGAACACGGCGCTGCGCGGCGAGCAGCTCGCGCACCAGCTGCGCAACTCCAGCGCGCGCGTGCTGGCGATGGACAGCGCCCTCGTCGAGGTCCTCGCGCACGCCGAGGGCATCGATGCCCTCGAGCAGGTGTGGGCCCTCGACGGCGTTCCGGCCGATGTCCCCACCGGCCGCTTCACCGTCACCGAGGCGCCGTCCGGCGACGCCCCGGTGCCCGCCGCCGCGGTCGGCCCGGGGGAGACGGGCGCGATCCTCTACACGTCCGGGACGACCGGCGCGTCGAAGGGCGTCTGCTGCCCGCACGCCCAGTTCTTCTGGTGGGGCGTGCTGGTGGGCGAGATGCTCGAGATCGGCGAGGACGACGTGCTCTACACGTGCCTGCCGCTGTTCCACACGAACGCGCTCAACGCGTTCGTCCAGGCGCTCGTGGCCGGGGCGACCTACGAGCTCGGCCCGCGCTTCTCGGCCTCGCGCTTCTGGGAGCAGATCGCCGCTTCGGGCGCGACCGTCACCTATCTGCTCGGGGCGATGATCAACATCCTCATGTCGCGCCCGCCGTCGGAGGCCGACCGTGCGCACACGGTGCGCACGGCGCTGGCGCCGGCGACGCCGGTCGCGCTGTTCGACGCGTTTCGCGAGCGCTTCGGTGTGCAGCTCGTCGAGGGCTACGGGTCCACGGAGACGAACTGCGCGATCGGCGAGAGCTGGCGCAACCAGCGCCCGGGCTGGATGGGGCGCGTGCGCAACGGCTTCGACGCGCGGGTCGTCGACGCCGACGACGCCGAGGTGCCGCCCGGCGAGGCGGGCGAGCTCGTGCTCCGCCACGGGCCGCCGTTCGCGTTCGCCACCGGGTACTTCGCCATGGACGACAAGACCGTGGAGTCGTGGCGCAACCTGTGGTTCCACACCGGCGACCGCGTCGTGCGCGACGAGGACGGCTGGTTCCGCTTCATGGACCGCCTCAAGGACGCCATCCGCCGCCGCGGCGAGAACATCTCGTCGTTCGAGGTCGAGCAGGCGCTCCTCGACCACCCCTCGGTGGCCTCCGTGGCGGTGTTCCCGGTCGCGTCGGAACTGGCCGAGGACGAGGTCGCCGCGGCGATCGTGCTGCGCGAGGGCGCCGGCGCGGACCCCGTGGCGCTCATCCGCCACTGCGAGCCGCGCCTGGCCTACTTCGCCATCCCGCGCTACCTGAGCTTCGTCCAGGCGCTGCCGCTGACCGAGAACGGCAAGGTCCGCAAGGCCGTGCTGCGCGACGGCGGCATCACCGCCGACATGTGGGACCGCGAGGCCGAGGGCGTCGAGGTGCGGCGGATCGGGCGCTGA
- a CDS encoding primary-amine oxidase, protein MHPLDPLTATEIASAVRIARRDRELGERVRFVTVTLREPPKETVRAWTSGAPVERIAELVVLDPAHQASFEGLVSLTGDAVVAWERVDGVQPAIMVEEYEECERLVREHPDFLEALRRRGLEDQLDLVCVDPVPPGNWDRTERRICRALAWMRPYPDGNTYARPIEGIVAVVDLHRGEVISVTDHGAVPVPDADPGEYRSGHLPIEEREAPKPLEIIQREGPSFVVDGWQVRWQKWRLRVGFTAREGLVLHEVGYEDGGRVRSIMHRASICEMAVPYADPTPTRHIQGPLDIGENLVGTLVNSLELGCDCLGLIHYFDVDVNDSRGEVVHHPNAICLHEEDYGVLWKHWDFRNDHTEVRRSRRLVVSSMSTIGNYEYGFFWYLYQDGTIEHEVKLTGIVSTGAVAPGETPKHGTLVAPGLQAMYHQHFFSARLDFDLDGEANAVVQVDSVPTTEEEDPYGNGFSAVRRLYETELDAPSDIDLSSARAWLVVNRESTNAVGQPVAYKLLHGENARLFSRPGSPQHRRAGFAHHHVWVTRYDPSERYAAGDYPNQHEGMDGLPRWVAQDRRIADEDIVLWYSFGHHHIPRPEDWPVMPTAYIGFTLKPAGFFDRNPALDVPPSATAHCH, encoded by the coding sequence ATGCACCCGCTCGACCCACTCACCGCAACCGAGATCGCATCCGCCGTCCGCATCGCCCGGCGTGACCGTGAGCTCGGCGAGCGGGTGCGCTTCGTCACCGTGACCCTTCGGGAGCCGCCGAAGGAGACGGTCCGCGCGTGGACCTCCGGCGCGCCGGTCGAGCGGATCGCCGAGCTCGTCGTCCTCGATCCCGCGCACCAGGCCTCGTTCGAGGGGCTCGTCTCGCTGACCGGCGATGCCGTGGTGGCCTGGGAGCGCGTGGATGGCGTCCAGCCGGCGATCATGGTCGAGGAGTACGAGGAGTGCGAGCGCCTGGTGCGCGAGCATCCCGACTTCCTCGAGGCCCTGCGCAGGCGCGGCCTCGAGGACCAGCTCGACCTCGTCTGCGTGGACCCGGTGCCCCCCGGCAACTGGGACCGCACCGAGCGGCGGATCTGCCGCGCGCTGGCGTGGATGCGCCCGTACCCGGACGGCAACACGTACGCCCGCCCCATCGAGGGGATCGTCGCGGTCGTCGACCTGCACCGCGGCGAGGTCATCTCGGTCACCGACCACGGCGCGGTCCCCGTCCCCGACGCCGACCCGGGCGAGTACCGCAGCGGCCACCTGCCGATCGAGGAGCGCGAGGCGCCCAAGCCGCTCGAGATCATCCAGCGCGAGGGGCCCAGCTTCGTCGTGGACGGCTGGCAGGTGCGCTGGCAGAAGTGGCGCCTGCGCGTCGGCTTCACGGCGCGGGAAGGGCTCGTGCTGCACGAAGTGGGCTACGAGGACGGCGGCCGCGTTCGCTCGATCATGCACCGTGCATCGATCTGCGAGATGGCGGTCCCGTACGCCGACCCCACACCCACCCGGCACATCCAGGGCCCGCTCGACATCGGCGAGAACCTCGTCGGCACCCTGGTCAACTCGCTCGAGCTCGGGTGCGACTGCCTCGGGCTGATCCACTACTTCGACGTGGACGTCAACGACTCGCGCGGCGAGGTCGTCCACCATCCCAACGCCATCTGCCTGCACGAGGAGGACTACGGCGTCCTGTGGAAGCACTGGGACTTCCGCAACGACCACACCGAGGTGCGTCGCTCACGCCGGCTCGTCGTCTCCTCGATGTCGACCATCGGCAACTACGAGTACGGGTTCTTCTGGTACCTCTACCAGGACGGGACCATCGAGCACGAGGTCAAGCTGACCGGCATCGTCTCGACCGGTGCGGTGGCTCCCGGCGAGACCCCGAAGCACGGGACGCTGGTCGCGCCGGGACTGCAGGCGATGTACCACCAGCACTTCTTCAGCGCCCGGCTCGACTTCGACCTCGACGGCGAGGCCAACGCCGTCGTGCAGGTCGACAGCGTGCCCACGACCGAGGAGGAGGATCCCTACGGCAACGGGTTCTCCGCCGTGCGTCGCCTCTACGAGACCGAGCTCGACGCCCCGTCAGACATCGACCTGTCCTCGGCCCGCGCCTGGCTCGTCGTCAACCGCGAAAGCACGAACGCGGTCGGCCAGCCGGTCGCCTACAAGCTCCTGCACGGAGAGAACGCTCGGCTGTTCTCGCGGCCCGGCAGCCCGCAGCACCGCCGGGCCGGCTTCGCGCACCATCATGTGTGGGTGACGCGCTACGACCCCTCGGAGCGCTACGCAGCCGGCGACTATCCCAACCAGCACGAGGGCATGGACGGCCTGCCGCGATGGGTCGCCCAGGACCGGCGCATCGCCGACGAGGACATCGTGCTCTGGTATTCGTTCGGCCACCACCACATCCCCCGGCCGGAGGACTGGCCCGTGATGCCCACCGCCTATATCGGCTTCACGCTCAAGCCCGCCGGGTTCTTCGACCGCAACCCGGCGCTCGACGTTCCGCCGTCCGCCACCGCCCACTGCCACTAG
- a CDS encoding nuclear transport factor 2 family protein, whose translation MTQSDVDLVRELYSAFNAGNLTRVRELMHEDIEWVEPAGYFVPEGAGTTRGIDEVFAVFDRYPEYWASFAPTPEEFYDAGDGVVFVVGTQHGRTPGGHEVAGSFINLWRVENGRMTLHRSWSDTRTMAETLARG comes from the coding sequence ATGACACAGTCCGACGTCGACCTGGTGCGCGAGCTGTACAGCGCGTTCAACGCCGGCAACCTCACCCGCGTACGCGAGCTGATGCATGAGGACATCGAATGGGTCGAGCCGGCGGGGTACTTCGTCCCCGAAGGCGCGGGCACCACGCGCGGGATCGACGAGGTCTTCGCCGTCTTCGACCGCTACCCGGAGTACTGGGCGAGCTTCGCGCCGACGCCGGAGGAGTTCTACGACGCCGGTGACGGCGTCGTGTTCGTCGTCGGCACCCAGCACGGCCGGACGCCGGGCGGCCACGAGGTCGCCGGCTCGTTCATCAACCTCTGGCGCGTCGAGAACGGGCGCATGACCCTGCACCGGTCGTGGTCGGACACCCGGACCATGGCCGAGACCCTCGCCCGGGGCTGA
- a CDS encoding TetR/AcrR family transcriptional regulator, translating into MPAAGAPTSPSGDPVATRQAIIEAVVRLAGRDGFDALTYRAVAEEAGVSHGLLRYHFGSLDAAVHEALHWTVDEAIARSPLTGADDLDSFAASLSRLVAQSPEHVAFQWGLVMHAQRKPELVEAIREFQARYVTQIQAQLERFGFPSERALARTVFAVLNGIVLSQLVSRDPAETDAEIAILREMLEGLRHR; encoded by the coding sequence ATGCCCGCCGCCGGTGCACCCACGTCGCCGTCTGGCGACCCTGTCGCGACGCGGCAGGCCATCATCGAGGCCGTCGTCCGGCTTGCTGGGCGCGACGGCTTCGATGCGCTGACGTATCGCGCGGTCGCGGAAGAGGCAGGCGTCTCGCACGGGCTGCTGCGCTACCACTTCGGGTCCCTCGACGCCGCGGTCCACGAGGCGCTGCACTGGACCGTCGACGAGGCCATCGCGCGCAGCCCGCTGACCGGGGCCGACGATCTCGACAGCTTCGCGGCATCGCTCTCGCGGCTCGTCGCCCAGAGCCCGGAGCACGTCGCGTTCCAGTGGGGGCTGGTCATGCACGCGCAGCGCAAGCCCGAGCTGGTCGAGGCCATCCGCGAGTTCCAGGCGCGCTACGTCACCCAGATCCAGGCGCAGCTCGAGCGCTTCGGCTTCCCGTCCGAGCGGGCTCTCGCCCGGACCGTCTTCGCCGTGCTCAACGGCATCGTCCTCTCGCAGCTCGTCTCGCGCGACCCGGCCGAGACCGACGCCGAGATCGCGATCCTCCGCGAGATGCTCGAGGGCCTGCGCCACCGCTAG
- a CDS encoding LuxR C-terminal-related transcriptional regulator, which produces MRDEAAFGLVELARDLATAESEADLERVYLERPAPVSAMPMRGLYLFDPCTRAVERYAATNVSDVFLARYERVGRSEDPNIAWLTHHRRAAYSLRGRSSRDWMESRVYREVFSIHCMVHAVQAPVVVDGQLAGTLAFGSPDSRPPLTAAELRLLECAAGVFSLALAGVRRSERLEHRHIQALSALDVSTTPILMVEDPGDVVRLNAAAERLLDRTVEGRDLAYALIARRTTRERSFSREARVRWLGGGEGVIRAESRPSGDDARGTVTVLSCDGGPPALTTPRWSALTDRERDVTRLVAMGYTDAEIARELSLSVHTVKQYLKSVYRSVGVRSRVELARRVLTEASFPTA; this is translated from the coding sequence ATGAGAGACGAGGCCGCGTTCGGACTGGTGGAGCTTGCGCGGGACTTGGCCACGGCGGAGTCGGAGGCGGACCTGGAACGTGTCTATCTCGAACGCCCGGCGCCGGTTTCCGCGATGCCGATGCGCGGCCTGTATCTGTTCGATCCGTGCACGCGGGCCGTCGAGCGCTACGCGGCGACGAACGTCAGCGACGTGTTCCTGGCCCGCTACGAGCGAGTCGGCCGCAGCGAGGACCCGAACATCGCGTGGCTGACCCACCACCGGCGGGCCGCATACAGCCTGCGCGGGCGCTCGTCGCGCGACTGGATGGAGTCGCGCGTCTACCGTGAGGTCTTCTCGATCCACTGCATGGTGCACGCCGTCCAGGCGCCCGTCGTAGTCGACGGCCAGCTGGCGGGCACGCTGGCGTTCGGCAGCCCCGATTCGCGGCCGCCGCTGACCGCCGCGGAACTGCGGCTCCTCGAATGCGCAGCGGGCGTCTTCAGCCTCGCACTGGCCGGGGTGCGGCGCAGTGAACGGCTGGAGCACCGCCACATCCAGGCGCTGTCGGCGTTGGACGTCAGCACCACGCCGATCCTGATGGTCGAGGACCCGGGCGACGTGGTCCGGCTCAACGCGGCGGCCGAGCGCCTGCTCGACCGTACCGTCGAGGGCCGCGACCTCGCCTACGCGTTGATCGCACGCCGGACGACGCGCGAGCGCTCGTTCTCACGCGAGGCGCGGGTGCGCTGGCTCGGCGGGGGCGAGGGCGTCATCCGCGCCGAGTCGCGGCCGAGCGGCGACGACGCTCGCGGCACCGTGACCGTCCTGTCCTGCGACGGGGGGCCGCCCGCCCTCACGACGCCGCGCTGGTCGGCGCTGACCGACCGCGAGCGCGATGTGACGCGGCTGGTGGCCATGGGGTACACGGATGCGGAGATCGCGCGGGAGCTGTCGCTGAGCGTGCACACGGTGAAGCAGTACCTCAAGTCCGTGTACCGGAGCGTCGGCGTGCGATCGCGGGTCGAGCTGGCGCGGCGGGTCCTGACGGAGGCGTCCTTCCCGACGGCGTGA
- a CDS encoding styrene monooxygenase/indole monooxygenase family protein yields the protein MSQKSTSVAVVGAGQAGLQLALGLAGDGVDVTLVTDRDAQAIRSGRVLSTQCMFGTALAIERELGIDHWQDDTPQIPGIRYSVGGPDGELAMQFRGALRRPGQSVDQRLKMSAWLEELAERGGRVAIGTLDVDDVEALARDHDLVVVASAKGAIRELLPEIFPRDPARSPYDRPQRNLGVAYVGGFEALDRHYFSINIIPGVGECFIGPALTLDGPCHTMCFEPRPGGPMDVFADAPLDDGECWLAVCREVLERFMPWEAERCGADLRLTDPGGTLKGAITPVVREAAGRLPSGRPVLGLGDAVVQNDPLVGQGANNATKAAIVVQRAIREHPGGPVGAEWTAAVAGRCWEAVRCSTTWTNLMLNPPAHIGDLLTEAANRPAFADTLANGTDDPTSLFPWIESPEGVRAAAAEAEPGAAALGRAV from the coding sequence ATGTCCCAGAAGAGCACCAGCGTGGCGGTCGTCGGAGCCGGGCAGGCCGGGCTGCAGCTCGCGCTCGGCCTCGCCGGCGACGGCGTCGACGTGACGCTCGTCACCGACCGCGACGCGCAGGCGATCCGCTCGGGCCGCGTGCTGTCGACGCAGTGCATGTTCGGCACGGCGCTGGCCATCGAGCGCGAGCTCGGCATCGACCACTGGCAGGACGACACCCCGCAGATCCCCGGCATCCGCTACAGCGTCGGCGGCCCCGACGGCGAGCTCGCGATGCAGTTCCGCGGCGCGTTGCGGCGGCCCGGGCAGTCGGTGGACCAGCGCCTGAAGATGTCCGCGTGGCTGGAGGAGCTGGCCGAGCGCGGAGGTCGCGTCGCCATCGGGACGCTCGACGTCGACGACGTCGAGGCGCTCGCGCGCGACCACGACCTCGTCGTCGTCGCCTCCGCCAAGGGCGCGATCCGTGAGCTGCTGCCCGAGATCTTCCCGCGCGACCCCGCCCGCTCGCCGTACGACCGCCCGCAGCGCAACCTCGGGGTCGCCTACGTCGGCGGGTTCGAGGCGCTCGACCGGCACTACTTCTCGATCAACATCATCCCGGGCGTCGGCGAGTGCTTCATCGGCCCGGCGCTCACGCTCGACGGGCCGTGTCACACGATGTGCTTCGAGCCGCGTCCCGGTGGTCCAATGGACGTCTTCGCCGACGCGCCGCTCGACGACGGTGAGTGCTGGCTCGCGGTGTGCCGGGAGGTGCTCGAGCGGTTCATGCCCTGGGAGGCCGAGCGCTGCGGCGCGGACCTGCGGCTCACCGATCCCGGCGGCACGCTCAAGGGGGCGATCACCCCGGTCGTCCGCGAGGCGGCGGGGCGCCTCCCGTCGGGCCGCCCGGTCCTCGGGCTCGGCGACGCGGTGGTGCAGAACGACCCGCTGGTCGGGCAGGGCGCGAACAACGCCACCAAGGCGGCGATCGTCGTCCAGCGCGCGATCCGTGAGCATCCCGGCGGCCCGGTCGGCGCCGAGTGGACGGCGGCGGTCGCCGGCCGCTGCTGGGAGGCGGTCCGCTGCTCGACGACGTGGACGAACCTCATGCTCAACCCGCCGGCGCACATCGGCGACCTCCTCACGGAGGCCGCGAACCGTCCCGCGTTCGCCGACACGCTCGCCAACGGCACCGACGACCCGACGTCGCTGTTTCCCTGGATCGAGTCGCCCGAGGGCGTGCGGGCCGCGGCGGCCGAGGCTGAGCCGGGCGCGGCCGCGCTGGGCAGGGCCGTCTGA
- a CDS encoding nuclear transport factor 2 family protein has product MAREPVTVAAEVYEAFNRGDIGRVAELFHPDIEWVEPQGYFLPEGRGVSRGRDVILGFLEGFGRYWSHFEVHADRIWDGGGGEVLMWGRQKGTARETGRSYEGPVANLWVVRDDLITRHESIGDTWSIADALGGRDS; this is encoded by the coding sequence ATGGCGCGGGAGCCGGTCACCGTGGCGGCCGAGGTCTACGAGGCGTTCAACCGCGGTGACATCGGTCGGGTGGCCGAGCTGTTCCACCCGGACATCGAGTGGGTCGAGCCGCAGGGGTACTTCCTGCCGGAGGGCCGCGGCGTGAGCCGGGGGCGCGACGTCATCCTCGGGTTCCTCGAGGGGTTCGGCCGGTACTGGTCGCACTTCGAGGTGCACGCCGACCGGATCTGGGACGGCGGGGGCGGCGAGGTGCTGATGTGGGGCCGTCAGAAGGGAACGGCGCGGGAGACCGGGCGGTCGTACGAGGGGCCGGTGGCGAATCTGTGGGTGGTTCGCGACGACCTGATCACCCGCCACGAGAGCATCGGCGACACCTGGTCGATCGCCGACGCGCTCGGCGGCAGGGACAGCTGA
- a CDS encoding nuclear transport factor 2 family protein, translating to MAQSIDVVREVFAAFERGDIERVLELLDEDVEWIEPAGYWVAPGRSRGRAAVEDIIAAYPDRWAEIALEPETFIEAGEHVIVLGSEHGTARETGRSFRGRFANVFVVRSGRVVSLEAFTDTALLWKALGGQPAD from the coding sequence ATGGCACAGAGCATCGACGTCGTCCGCGAGGTCTTCGCGGCGTTTGAACGTGGGGACATCGAACGGGTCCTCGAACTGCTCGACGAGGACGTCGAGTGGATCGAGCCGGCGGGCTACTGGGTGGCCCCCGGACGGTCGCGCGGCCGCGCCGCGGTCGAGGACATCATCGCCGCCTATCCCGACCGGTGGGCGGAGATCGCACTCGAGCCGGAGACGTTCATCGAGGCCGGCGAGCACGTGATCGTGCTCGGCAGCGAGCACGGGACCGCCCGCGAGACGGGGCGCTCCTTCCGCGGGCGGTTCGCGAACGTGTTCGTGGTGCGGTCCGGGCGGGTGGTGTCGCTGGAGGCGTTCACCGACACCGCCTTGCTGTGGAAGGCGCTCGGCGGCCAGCCCGCCGACTGA